From the Priestia aryabhattai genome, one window contains:
- a CDS encoding HoxN/HupN/NixA family nickel/cobalt transporter — protein sequence METSFFSILILGFFLGIKHALEPDHIIAVSTIASKSKKLWRSSLAGVYWGIGHTLTLFIFGMILIVLKSSISERMSMSLEFLVGIMLVYLGFTSFLSYKKQVHTHHEKTSYLKSLGIGFVHGLAGSAAMVVLTMSTVTHTWQGALYIMIFGIGTCLGMLLFTTVIGIPFVTTKKQLTLNRCLMQVTGAVSIIFGLYYMYNLGVSDGLFSLWF from the coding sequence ATGGAAACAAGTTTTTTTTCAATTTTAATACTAGGGTTTTTTTTAGGAATCAAGCATGCTCTAGAACCAGATCATATTATCGCTGTATCAACCATTGCTTCAAAAAGTAAAAAGCTGTGGCGCTCTTCGCTTGCAGGAGTATATTGGGGGATTGGCCATACGCTTACGCTGTTTATTTTTGGCATGATTTTAATTGTGTTAAAAAGCAGTATTTCTGAACGTATGAGCATGTCACTTGAATTTTTAGTAGGCATTATGCTGGTTTACCTTGGTTTTACGTCGTTTTTGTCTTACAAAAAGCAAGTACATACGCATCACGAAAAAACGTCTTACTTAAAGTCATTGGGCATCGGCTTTGTTCATGGACTGGCCGGAAGCGCAGCGATGGTTGTATTAACGATGAGCACCGTTACTCACACATGGCAAGGTGCTCTGTACATTATGATTTTTGGAATTGGCACTTGTCTTGGCATGCTGTTATTTACAACGGTTATTGGGATTCCGTTCGTTACAACTAAAAAACAACTCACGCTAAATCGCTGCTTGATGCAGGTGACAGGTGCTGTCAGCATTATATTTGGCCTCTATTATATGTATAATTTAGGTGTAAGCGACGGATTATTTAGTCTATGGTTCTAG
- a CDS encoding phytoene desaturase family protein, producing the protein MIYPNKNRIFERFFQLIHHQVYFSQNYKQEFYELFQQKTLPTDPTVYICNSSYTDNTVAPGDNLFILVNAPAVKEKNQEEMKAYREVVYRKLSHFGLDIKSSLVHERIVTPYEIEQTFGAFKGAFYGVSSNRKMDSFLRPSNVSKDVKNLYFAGGTSHPGGGSPMVTISGINVAMLISSS; encoded by the coding sequence ATGATTTATCCGAATAAAAACCGAATATTTGAGCGCTTTTTTCAACTGATTCATCATCAAGTGTATTTTTCTCAGAATTATAAGCAGGAATTCTATGAGCTATTTCAGCAAAAAACGCTTCCAACCGATCCGACTGTTTATATTTGTAACTCTTCATACACCGATAATACGGTGGCTCCGGGTGATAATTTATTTATTTTAGTGAATGCCCCTGCTGTGAAAGAAAAGAATCAAGAAGAAATGAAAGCTTACAGAGAAGTTGTCTATCGCAAGCTTTCTCATTTTGGTTTAGATATCAAGTCTTCGCTTGTACATGAACGAATTGTCACTCCATATGAAATCGAACAAACATTTGGTGCATTTAAAGGCGCTTTTTACGGAGTGAGTTCAAATCGAAAAATGGATAGTTTTCTTCGCCCAAGCAACGTCTCAAAAGATGTTAAAAACTTATATTTTGCAGGAGGAACGTCTCACCCCGGAGGAGGGTCTCCTATGGTCACGATTAGCGGCATCAATGTAGCTATGCTTATTTCATCTTCCTAA
- a CDS encoding urease accessory protein UreD — protein sequence MSYTGYLELRAERNSERTVIKDTYHYGAFKVARPIYMTPESPFVYMLHVGGGYVSGDKYKTMITVEKNAQLTATTQSATKVYKTPNEAVLQETCITLEEQAIMEYIPDPLILYENAAFVQEITVHMAESAALFMCDSITPGWSPDGQLFQYTSMRSKLKLYVNKQLKVYDHLYLKPENHLRGMMKMEGYTHFGSIIIVHPNTDDAFIAKIHQLCEEACCKVGTSALPVSGCAIRILAASTQEIENIIAKIYGLFRQHLLKAEVSLLRKY from the coding sequence ATGAGCTACACGGGTTATTTAGAGCTTCGAGCAGAAAGAAACAGTGAGCGAACCGTTATTAAAGATACTTACCATTACGGGGCTTTCAAAGTTGCAAGACCTATTTACATGACTCCTGAATCACCTTTTGTTTATATGCTTCACGTAGGCGGAGGATACGTGAGCGGAGACAAATATAAAACGATGATAACGGTAGAGAAAAATGCTCAGCTGACGGCTACTACTCAATCTGCGACAAAGGTGTACAAAACACCGAACGAAGCTGTTTTACAAGAAACGTGTATAACCCTTGAAGAACAAGCCATCATGGAATATATACCCGACCCGCTTATTTTGTATGAAAATGCTGCATTTGTCCAAGAAATAACGGTTCATATGGCAGAAAGCGCTGCTTTGTTTATGTGTGACAGCATCACCCCGGGGTGGTCGCCGGATGGGCAGCTGTTTCAATATACCTCTATGCGTTCCAAGCTTAAACTGTATGTAAACAAGCAGCTGAAGGTGTATGATCATTTATATTTGAAGCCGGAAAATCATTTGCGCGGCATGATGAAAATGGAAGGGTATACTCATTTTGGATCGATCATCATTGTTCATCCAAACACCGACGATGCCTTTATAGCGAAAATACATCAGCTGTGCGAAGAGGCATGCTGTAAAGTAGGTACTTCTGCACTTCCGGTTTCCGGATGTGCTATTCGAATACTAGCTGCTAGCACACAAGAAATTGAAAACATAATCGCTAAAATATACGGATTGTTCCGACAGCATTTACTAAAAGCTGAAGTATCACTTTTGCGTAAATATTAA
- the ureG gene encoding urease accessory protein UreG gives MDAIKIGIGGPVGAGKTMLVERLTRALEGQLSMAVVTNDIYTKEDAQFLVKNSILPENRIVGVETGGCPHTAIREDASMNFAAIDELVERHPDVELIFVESGGDNLAATFSPELVDFSIYIIDVAQGEKIPRKGGQGMIKSDLFIINKTDLAPYVGASLEVMEKDTIQARGHKPFVFTNLKEDKGLDQVVEWIKKEAFLIGLES, from the coding sequence ATGGATGCAATTAAAATTGGAATTGGTGGACCTGTTGGTGCAGGGAAAACAATGTTAGTAGAACGATTAACGCGTGCGCTAGAAGGACAGCTCAGTATGGCAGTCGTTACAAACGATATTTATACAAAAGAAGATGCACAATTTCTAGTGAAAAACAGTATTTTGCCAGAAAATCGTATCGTAGGGGTAGAAACAGGAGGATGTCCTCATACGGCTATTCGAGAAGATGCATCCATGAACTTTGCTGCGATCGATGAGTTAGTGGAACGTCACCCCGATGTTGAACTTATTTTTGTGGAAAGCGGAGGAGATAATTTAGCCGCAACGTTTAGCCCAGAGCTCGTTGATTTTTCGATTTATATCATCGACGTAGCACAAGGAGAAAAAATCCCGCGTAAAGGCGGCCAAGGAATGATTAAATCTGATTTATTTATTATCAACAAAACAGATTTAGCCCCGTATGTAGGAGCTAGTTTAGAAGTAATGGAAAAAGATACAATCCAAGCGAGAGGGCACAAGCCTTTTGTTTTCACCAATTTAAAAGAAGATAAAGGGCTCGATCAAGTTGTAGAGTGGATTAAAAAAGAGGCATTTTTAATCGGCCTTGAATCATGA
- a CDS encoding carotenoid biosynthesis protein encodes MSSLLALIYLAKAYGVRRALVVAVFVTGASIYVESLGVKYGFLFGSYDYEKDFAKILEVPLTIGSAWFMVVITSRILALGIMKRMELPFIVHGVAYAIISSLFAVIMDLAIDPVAYVVKQYWVWEGDSFYYNIPLSNFSGWFLLSFFIQLVVYFFLAKSPKEKEPVWERRMIFLYSAVVVMFVIVALINGLWLVVWLTMIPFLILYIVYKKETRL; translated from the coding sequence TTGAGCAGTCTTCTTGCTCTTATTTATCTAGCTAAAGCCTATGGGGTAAGGCGGGCACTGGTCGTTGCGGTATTTGTGACAGGCGCATCTATTTATGTCGAAAGTCTAGGTGTTAAATATGGATTTTTATTTGGCTCCTACGATTATGAAAAAGATTTTGCCAAAATTTTAGAGGTTCCTCTAACCATTGGTTCTGCTTGGTTTATGGTTGTGATTACAAGCAGAATATTAGCTTTAGGGATTATGAAGCGTATGGAGCTGCCATTTATTGTCCATGGAGTTGCCTATGCAATCATTAGTTCGCTATTTGCTGTTATTATGGATTTGGCTATTGATCCTGTTGCCTATGTTGTTAAACAATATTGGGTGTGGGAAGGGGACAGCTTTTATTATAATATTCCTTTATCTAATTTCTCCGGCTGGTTTTTACTGTCTTTCTTCATTCAGCTGGTCGTATATTTCTTTTTAGCTAAGTCTCCTAAAGAAAAAGAGCCGGTATGGGAAAGAAGAATGATATTTTTGTATAGTGCAGTCGTCGTGATGTTTGTGATTGTAGCGTTAATAAATGGCCTATGGCTTGTCGTATGGCTGACGATGATTCCTTTTCTTATTCTTTATATTGTGTATAAAAAGGAGACTCGCTTATGA